A window of the Gemmatirosa kalamazoonensis genome harbors these coding sequences:
- the uxuA gene encoding mannonate dehydratase yields MQMTFRWYGPTDPVRLDYVRQIPGVRGIVSALYDVPVGETWPAESLAHLADTIDAAGMRLAVVESIPVHEDIKLGRPTRDRLIDNYCASVRHMGEIGVPVLCYNFMPIFDWTRTDLAMRLPDGSTCLSYDDAELSRIDLSRGTGDLPGWATAYSAEQLAALLDAYKRVDAERLWEHLAYFLERVVPVAAESNVKMAIHPDDPPWSIFGLPRIVKNAAALDRLVSIVDSPANGVTFCTGSLGADPANDLPTMVRSLGSRGKINFMHCRNVLVTGTRQFHESPHPTEFGSVDMRGVLQALRETGYTGPMRPDHGRMIWGEVGRPGYGLHDRALGAMYLQGLWEGLQQ; encoded by the coding sequence ATGCAGATGACCTTCCGGTGGTACGGCCCCACCGACCCCGTCCGACTCGACTACGTGCGGCAGATCCCGGGGGTGCGCGGGATCGTGAGCGCGCTGTACGACGTGCCGGTGGGGGAGACGTGGCCGGCGGAGTCGCTCGCGCATCTCGCCGACACGATCGACGCCGCGGGGATGCGGCTCGCCGTCGTGGAGAGCATCCCGGTGCACGAAGACATCAAGCTCGGGCGGCCGACGCGCGACCGGCTGATCGACAACTACTGCGCGAGCGTGCGGCACATGGGCGAGATCGGCGTCCCCGTGCTGTGCTACAACTTCATGCCGATCTTCGACTGGACGCGCACCGACCTCGCGATGCGCCTCCCCGACGGCTCGACGTGCCTGTCGTACGACGACGCCGAGCTGTCGCGCATCGATCTGAGCCGCGGCACCGGCGACCTCCCGGGCTGGGCCACCGCGTACTCCGCCGAGCAGCTCGCGGCGCTGCTCGACGCGTACAAGCGCGTGGACGCCGAGCGGCTGTGGGAGCACCTCGCGTACTTCCTGGAGCGCGTGGTGCCGGTGGCGGCGGAGTCGAACGTGAAGATGGCGATCCATCCCGACGATCCACCGTGGTCGATCTTCGGCCTGCCGCGCATCGTGAAGAACGCGGCGGCGCTCGACCGCCTCGTGTCGATCGTCGACTCGCCGGCGAACGGCGTCACGTTCTGCACCGGATCGCTCGGCGCCGACCCGGCGAACGACCTGCCGACGATGGTGCGATCGTTAGGCAGCCGAGGGAAGATCAACTTCATGCACTGCCGCAACGTGCTCGTGACGGGGACGCGCCAGTTCCACGAGAGCCCGCACCCCACCGAGTTCGGCTCGGTGGACATGCGCGGCGTGCTGCAGGCGCTGCGCGAGACCGGCTACACGGGCCCGATGCGTCCCGACCACGGCCGCATGATCTGGGGCGAAGTGGGGCGTCCGGGGTACGGACTCCACGACCGCGCGCTCGGCGCGATGTACCTCCAGGGCCTATGGGAAGGGCTACAACAATGA
- a CDS encoding alginate lyase family protein, with translation MALLLLGAAAVPALPAAARAQFVGLAPRLRDSDDPRVFLLRGENLVDARSRARNGDKRLKAAYNALELQARGLLRAGPWSVMDKKRTAPSGDKHDYVSLAPYWWPDSTKPNGLPYVQRDGLVNPESRADTDHDAFGKMVDAVETLALASWFTGNAGYADRAAVLLRTWFLDRRTRMNPNLNYAQGIPGIVEGRGIGIIDTHDLPRVLDAIGLIETTTNSWTEQDQRGMVAWSREFLQWLQTSKNGTDERDAKNNHGTWYDAQLTAVALFVGDTALAQRTIAKSAAQRFAEQVLPSGEHPQESARTRPLHYTLFNLEPFERLAEAGRHVGVDLWRWQAPSGASLLQSTRWVAQFADTAVKMPKADVTPVDPSEFLLPLRRAVQVFGDPVIAAAIGKLPKDVVETDRSRLLYPDVP, from the coding sequence GTGGCGCTGCTGCTGCTCGGCGCGGCGGCCGTGCCGGCGCTTCCCGCGGCGGCGCGCGCGCAGTTCGTCGGGCTCGCGCCGCGGCTGCGCGACAGCGACGACCCGCGGGTGTTCCTGCTGCGCGGCGAGAACCTCGTCGACGCGCGATCGCGGGCGCGGAACGGCGACAAGCGGCTCAAGGCGGCGTACAATGCGCTCGAGCTGCAGGCGCGCGGGCTGCTGCGTGCCGGCCCGTGGTCGGTGATGGACAAGAAGCGCACGGCGCCGAGCGGCGACAAGCACGACTACGTGAGCCTCGCGCCGTACTGGTGGCCCGACTCGACGAAGCCGAACGGCCTGCCGTACGTGCAGCGCGACGGCCTCGTGAACCCGGAGAGCCGCGCGGACACCGATCACGACGCGTTCGGCAAGATGGTCGACGCGGTGGAGACGCTCGCCCTCGCGTCGTGGTTCACCGGCAACGCCGGATACGCCGACCGCGCCGCCGTGCTGCTGCGCACGTGGTTCCTCGACCGGCGCACGCGGATGAACCCGAACCTGAACTACGCGCAGGGCATCCCGGGCATCGTGGAGGGACGCGGCATCGGCATCATCGACACGCACGACCTGCCGCGCGTGCTCGACGCGATCGGTCTGATCGAGACGACGACGAACTCGTGGACGGAGCAGGACCAGCGCGGCATGGTGGCGTGGAGCCGCGAGTTCCTGCAGTGGCTGCAGACGAGCAAGAACGGCACCGACGAGCGCGACGCGAAGAACAACCACGGCACGTGGTACGACGCGCAGCTCACCGCGGTCGCGCTGTTCGTGGGCGACACGGCGCTCGCGCAGCGCACGATCGCGAAGAGCGCCGCGCAGCGCTTCGCCGAGCAGGTGCTGCCGAGCGGCGAGCACCCGCAGGAGAGCGCGCGCACGCGGCCGCTGCACTACACGCTGTTCAACCTCGAGCCGTTCGAGCGGCTGGCGGAAGCGGGGCGCCACGTGGGCGTGGACCTGTGGCGGTGGCAGGCGCCGAGCGGCGCGTCGCTGCTGCAGTCGACGCGGTGGGTCGCGCAGTTCGCGGACACGGCGGTGAAGATGCCGAAGGCCGACGTCACCCCGGTGGATCCGAGCGAGTTCCTGCTCCCGCTGCGCCGCGCCGTGCAGGTGTTCGGCGACCCGGTCATCGCCGCGGCGATCGGCAAGCTGCCGAAGGACGTGGTGGAGACGGACCGGTCGAGGCTCCTGTATCCCGATGTGCCGTGA
- a CDS encoding glycoside hydrolase family 88 protein yields the protein MPIASSTALDSVASRAIRYAETKLAAAADSLDMSKGFPRHTVGRDGAWVQMPVTQWTSGFFPGALWYAYELSGDPAFRARAERWTAGVESAKTRTNTHDIGFLLFPSFGNGYRLTGNPHYRDVILEGTRNVTTRFNPTVGAIKSWDVDNPSDPRSAWPGRYPVIIDNLMNLEMLFWAGKQPGGDPRWADIATRHAETSMRAHVRDDASTAHVTLFDPRTGKFLGRVTWQGDADTSAWARGQAWAIYGFTASYRATRKPEFLATARRVADWYLARLPDDYVPYWDFRAPGLPNEERDASAAAVACSALFELADLAHEPRYRAAAEKTLGSLATRYLTAGTGNAAILAHSVGSKPGKSEVDVGMIYADYYFLEALVRYERSRTGGR from the coding sequence GTGCCGATCGCGTCGTCCACCGCGCTCGACTCGGTGGCGTCGCGGGCGATCCGGTACGCGGAGACGAAGCTCGCGGCGGCGGCGGACTCGCTCGACATGAGCAAGGGGTTCCCACGCCACACGGTCGGCCGCGACGGGGCGTGGGTGCAGATGCCGGTGACGCAGTGGACGAGCGGGTTCTTTCCGGGCGCGCTCTGGTACGCGTACGAGCTCTCCGGTGATCCGGCGTTCCGCGCGCGGGCCGAGCGGTGGACGGCCGGCGTGGAGTCGGCGAAGACCCGCACCAACACGCACGACATCGGCTTCCTGCTCTTCCCGAGCTTCGGCAACGGCTACCGCCTCACCGGCAACCCGCACTACCGCGACGTCATCCTCGAGGGCACGCGCAACGTCACGACGCGGTTCAATCCCACCGTCGGCGCGATCAAGAGCTGGGACGTCGACAACCCGAGCGACCCGCGCAGCGCGTGGCCCGGCCGCTATCCGGTCATCATCGACAACCTGATGAACCTGGAGATGCTGTTCTGGGCCGGGAAGCAGCCGGGCGGCGATCCGCGCTGGGCGGACATCGCGACGCGCCACGCCGAGACGTCGATGCGCGCGCACGTGCGCGACGACGCCAGCACCGCGCACGTCACGCTGTTCGATCCGCGGACGGGGAAGTTCCTCGGCCGCGTGACGTGGCAGGGCGACGCCGACACGTCGGCGTGGGCGCGCGGCCAGGCGTGGGCGATCTACGGCTTCACCGCCTCGTACCGCGCGACGAGGAAGCCCGAGTTCCTCGCCACCGCGCGCCGGGTCGCGGACTGGTACCTCGCGCGGCTGCCCGACGACTACGTGCCGTACTGGGACTTCCGCGCGCCGGGGCTGCCGAACGAGGAGCGCGACGCCTCCGCCGCGGCGGTCGCGTGCTCGGCGCTGTTCGAGCTCGCCGACCTCGCGCACGAGCCCCGCTACCGCGCGGCGGCCGAGAAGACGTTAGGCTCGCTCGCCACGCGCTACCTCACCGCGGGGACGGGGAACGCGGCGATCCTCGCGCACTCGGTGGGGTCGAAGCCGGGGAAGAGCGAGGTGGACGTGGGGATGATCTACGCGGACTACTACTTCCTCGAGGCGCTCGTCAGGTACGAGCGATCGCGCACGGGCGGGCGATGA
- a CDS encoding DHA2 family efflux MFS transporter permease subunit: MAEAVRVQELPAEEDVTAVVAPIAAAPHARRGEEHKYLIAFAVVLAALMQVIDSSIVNVALPDMMGNLGASLDEIAWVSTGYILASVIVIPLTGFLGDLLGRKRYFVGSIVTFTIASFLCGASGSLGALIFWRIVQGIGGGALMTVSQAVLFEAFPPEEAGMAMALFGLGVMVGPTIGPTLGGWLTDNYGWPWIFYINIPVGALAAIMIATYVHDPAHQQRPKAIDYIGIALLIASVGSLQYVLEHGEREDWFASRLITSLAVIGVVGGAALLWRELTTDHPAIDFRVLRHRQMWVGTVLGVVMGIGLYAMAFTLPVFLQGNLRMTAEQTGIVLLPGALATALSMAIVGRLTNRVDPRILITAGALIFALAAWKLSKITGESGAHDFFWPLILRGVGLGLMFVPLTTITLAELSPQELPQGAGLYNFFRQLGGSFGIAGISTLVIRFTAQNRATLAEHVSLYDPATAARVEMLTRGMMARGADLWTAQKRALALLDRQVTGQASVIAYGEIYVLSALIILVLIPLLLLVRQTRGAGGGHAIME; encoded by the coding sequence GTGGCTGAGGCGGTCCGCGTTCAGGAGCTGCCGGCGGAGGAAGACGTCACCGCGGTCGTCGCGCCCATCGCGGCGGCGCCGCACGCCCGCCGCGGCGAGGAGCACAAGTACCTCATCGCGTTCGCCGTCGTGCTCGCGGCGCTCATGCAGGTCATCGACAGCTCCATCGTGAACGTCGCGCTCCCCGACATGATGGGGAACCTCGGCGCCTCGCTCGACGAGATCGCGTGGGTGTCGACGGGCTACATCCTGGCGAGCGTGATCGTCATCCCGCTCACCGGCTTCCTCGGCGACCTGCTCGGGCGCAAGCGCTACTTCGTCGGGTCGATCGTCACGTTCACGATCGCGAGCTTCCTGTGCGGCGCGTCGGGCTCGTTGGGCGCGCTCATCTTCTGGCGCATCGTGCAGGGGATCGGCGGCGGCGCGCTCATGACGGTGTCGCAGGCCGTGCTGTTCGAGGCGTTCCCGCCCGAGGAAGCGGGGATGGCGATGGCGCTGTTCGGCCTCGGCGTCATGGTGGGCCCGACGATCGGCCCCACGCTCGGTGGCTGGCTCACCGACAACTACGGCTGGCCGTGGATCTTCTACATCAACATTCCGGTCGGCGCGCTCGCCGCGATCATGATCGCGACGTACGTGCACGACCCGGCGCACCAGCAGCGGCCGAAAGCGATCGACTACATCGGCATCGCGCTCCTCATCGCGAGCGTCGGCTCGCTGCAGTACGTGCTGGAGCACGGCGAGCGGGAGGACTGGTTCGCGTCGCGGCTCATCACGTCGCTCGCCGTGATCGGCGTGGTCGGCGGCGCGGCGCTGCTGTGGCGCGAGCTCACGACCGACCATCCGGCGATCGACTTCCGCGTGCTCCGGCACCGCCAGATGTGGGTCGGCACGGTGCTCGGCGTGGTGATGGGGATCGGGCTCTACGCGATGGCGTTCACGCTGCCGGTCTTCCTGCAGGGGAACCTGCGCATGACGGCGGAGCAGACGGGGATCGTGCTGCTCCCCGGCGCGCTCGCGACCGCGCTGTCGATGGCGATCGTGGGACGCCTCACGAACCGCGTCGACCCGCGCATCCTCATCACGGCGGGGGCGCTCATCTTCGCGCTCGCGGCGTGGAAGCTCTCGAAGATCACCGGCGAGAGCGGCGCGCACGACTTCTTCTGGCCGCTCATCCTCCGCGGCGTGGGGCTCGGCCTCATGTTCGTGCCGCTGACGACGATCACGCTGGCCGAGCTGTCGCCGCAGGAGCTGCCACAGGGCGCGGGGCTCTACAACTTCTTCCGCCAGCTCGGCGGCTCGTTCGGCATCGCGGGCATCTCGACGCTCGTCATCCGCTTCACCGCCCAGAACCGCGCCACGCTCGCCGAGCACGTGTCGCTCTACGATCCCGCGACGGCCGCGCGGGTGGAGATGCTGACGCGTGGCATGATGGCCCGCGGCGCCGATCTCTGGACGGCGCAGAAGCGCGCCCTGGCCCTGCTCGACCGCCAGGTCACGGGCCAGGCGAGCGTGATCGCGTACGGCGAGATCTACGTCCTGAGCGCGCTCATCATCCTCGTGCTCATTCCGCTGCTGCTGCTCGTGCGGCAGACGCGGGGCGCCGGCGGCGGGCACGCGATCATGGAGTGA
- a CDS encoding TetR/AcrR family transcriptional regulator, protein MTPVPRQRPARPPLQERGQRRVDAILDAAATIVAERGVAGLTVHGVARRARTAIGSMYHFFPDLEAVLGALADRHARTLRGELEALSAAPVDWAALPLDVAVDGFLDPLLTYIERHPDVLHVLRRPGRGARRHPELEALLLQTAERIVRARTPEASPAARAARAATMLAVVDGVLTRTERVASPPASTMMRELKRAIVGYLGSYEAI, encoded by the coding sequence GTGACTCCCGTTCCCCGCCAACGGCCCGCGCGGCCGCCGCTCCAGGAGCGCGGTCAGCGCCGCGTCGACGCCATCCTCGATGCCGCCGCCACGATCGTGGCCGAGCGCGGCGTCGCCGGCCTCACCGTGCACGGCGTCGCGCGGCGCGCCCGCACGGCGATCGGGTCCATGTACCACTTCTTCCCCGACCTCGAGGCCGTGCTCGGCGCGCTCGCCGACCGGCACGCGCGCACGCTGCGCGGCGAGCTCGAGGCGCTGAGCGCCGCGCCGGTCGACTGGGCCGCGCTGCCGCTCGACGTCGCGGTGGACGGCTTCCTCGATCCGCTGCTCACGTACATCGAGCGGCACCCCGACGTGCTCCACGTGCTGCGCCGCCCCGGCCGCGGCGCGCGGCGCCATCCCGAGCTCGAGGCACTCCTGCTGCAGACGGCCGAGCGCATCGTGCGCGCGCGCACCCCCGAGGCGTCGCCCGCGGCCCGCGCCGCGCGCGCCGCAACGATGCTCGCCGTGGTCGACGGCGTGCTCACGCGCACCGAGCGCGTCGCCAGCCCGCCCGCGTCGACCATGATGCGCGAGCTGAAACGGGCGATCGTGGGGTACCTCGGCTCGTACGAGGCGATCTGA
- a CDS encoding class I SAM-dependent methyltransferase — translation MNVHDAVALIAPAIHMPGGTWADLGAGGGTFTRALVRLLGPGTTVHAVDRDAGAMAALRVPGISTHVADFADEEAWRALALPPLDGILLANALHFVRDQRALLARVAAALAPNGRLVVVEYEGRAPSRWVPYPVGMERLGELVSGALTAPVRVGARRSAYGGSMYAAWAEPVPREGG, via the coding sequence GTGAACGTCCACGACGCGGTCGCGCTCATCGCCCCGGCGATTCACATGCCGGGCGGCACGTGGGCGGACCTCGGCGCCGGCGGCGGCACGTTCACCCGCGCGCTCGTGCGACTGCTCGGCCCCGGCACGACCGTGCACGCGGTCGATCGCGACGCGGGCGCGATGGCCGCGCTCCGCGTGCCCGGAATCTCCACGCACGTCGCCGACTTCGCCGACGAGGAGGCGTGGCGCGCGCTCGCACTGCCGCCGCTCGACGGGATCCTGCTCGCGAACGCGCTGCACTTCGTGCGCGACCAGCGCGCGCTGCTCGCGCGCGTCGCCGCCGCCCTCGCGCCTAACGGTCGGCTCGTCGTCGTGGAGTACGAGGGGCGCGCGCCGAGCCGGTGGGTGCCGTATCCGGTGGGGATGGAGCGCCTCGGGGAGCTCGTGTCGGGCGCGCTGACGGCTCCCGTGCGCGTCGGCGCCCGACGCTCGGCGTACGGCGGCTCGATGTACGCCGCGTGGGCCGAGCCGGTGCCGCGCGAGGGCGGTTGA
- a CDS encoding TldD/PmbA family protein encodes MTDRRDFLKTLGAAALTAGVAPRLLAEPPRTAPYTDPAVEELALYALQAAKDAGASYADVRFGRYRRQSVSTRERQVTGVSDSESFGCGIRTLVDGAWGFASTADVSKESLRKTAAESVTTARAAKRVQRRPVVLAPVTPAKGAWKTPVKVDPIDVPIEDKVALLLAANEAALKVKGVRFASTSVSALREEKTLATTDGTLVTQTFYRVAPTFTATAIGSGGFETYNEELAPRGSGWEYVTSLDMANAAERWAARAAEKLTARSLEPGRYDVVLDPRNLWLTIHESVGHALELDRALGYEANYAGTSFVAPPEKVLGKLRFGSELMTIRADRTQEGALARVMWDDEGVPAEEWTLIDKGIVKDYQTTREQAAWISALTGVKRSHGCAFAQSWSDVPFQRMPNVSLLPNTKDVSLDDIVSATDRGVMFTNRATYSIDHQRYNFQFGGQAAWEIRGGKVVGMVKDCAYQATTTTFWNALDMLGGRSTYFLGGTFNDGKGEPGQSNQVSHGCPAARFKNINVIATGGAA; translated from the coding sequence ATGACCGACCGTCGCGACTTCCTGAAGACCCTCGGCGCCGCCGCGCTCACGGCCGGCGTCGCGCCGCGCCTGCTCGCCGAGCCGCCGCGCACCGCGCCGTACACCGACCCCGCCGTCGAGGAGCTCGCGCTGTACGCGCTGCAGGCGGCGAAGGACGCCGGCGCGAGCTACGCCGACGTGCGCTTCGGCCGCTACCGCCGTCAGTCGGTGAGCACGCGCGAGCGACAGGTCACCGGCGTGAGCGACTCCGAGTCGTTCGGCTGCGGCATCCGCACGCTCGTCGACGGCGCGTGGGGGTTCGCCTCCACCGCGGACGTGTCGAAGGAGAGCCTGCGGAAGACCGCCGCCGAATCGGTGACGACGGCGCGCGCGGCGAAGCGCGTGCAGCGGCGCCCCGTCGTGCTCGCGCCGGTGACGCCGGCGAAGGGCGCGTGGAAGACGCCGGTGAAGGTGGACCCGATCGACGTGCCGATCGAGGACAAGGTCGCGCTGCTGCTCGCCGCGAACGAGGCGGCGCTGAAGGTGAAGGGCGTCCGCTTCGCGAGCACCAGCGTGAGCGCGCTGCGCGAGGAGAAGACGCTCGCCACCACCGACGGCACGCTCGTCACGCAGACGTTCTACCGCGTCGCGCCGACGTTCACGGCGACGGCGATCGGCAGCGGCGGCTTCGAGACGTACAACGAGGAGCTCGCGCCGCGCGGCAGCGGCTGGGAGTACGTGACGTCGCTCGACATGGCGAACGCGGCGGAGCGGTGGGCGGCGCGCGCGGCGGAGAAGCTCACCGCGCGGTCGCTCGAGCCGGGGCGCTACGACGTCGTGCTCGACCCGCGCAACCTGTGGCTCACGATCCACGAGAGCGTCGGCCACGCGCTCGAGCTGGACCGCGCGCTCGGCTACGAGGCGAACTACGCGGGCACGAGCTTCGTCGCGCCGCCGGAGAAGGTGTTAGGCAAGCTGCGCTTCGGGTCGGAGCTCATGACCATCCGCGCCGACCGCACCCAGGAGGGCGCGCTCGCCCGCGTGATGTGGGACGACGAGGGCGTGCCCGCCGAGGAGTGGACGCTGATCGACAAGGGGATCGTGAAGGATTACCAGACGACGCGCGAGCAGGCGGCGTGGATCTCCGCGCTCACCGGCGTGAAGCGGTCGCACGGGTGCGCGTTCGCGCAGTCGTGGAGCGACGTGCCGTTCCAGCGCATGCCGAACGTGTCGCTGCTGCCCAACACGAAGGACGTCTCGCTCGACGACATCGTGTCGGCGACCGACCGCGGCGTGATGTTCACGAACCGCGCGACGTACTCCATCGACCACCAGCGCTACAACTTCCAGTTCGGCGGCCAGGCGGCGTGGGAGATCCGCGGCGGCAAGGTGGTGGGCATGGTGAAGGACTGCGCCTACCAGGCCACGACGACGACGTTCTGGAACGCGCTCGACATGCTCGGCGGCCGGTCGACGTACTTCCTCGGCGGCACGTTCAACGACGGGAAGGGCGAGCCGGGACAGTCGAACCAGGTGAGCCACGGCTGCCCGGCGGCCCGCTTCAAGAACATCAACGTCATCGCCACGGGAGGTGCGGCATGA
- a CDS encoding TldD/PmbA family protein, which produces MSMRPYRLLAADPRDDAEALTKKVLGFATADETRVVLRHGWTGQTRFAAGEITTSGSGDDRTVTVVSTFGKRRASSTTNVLDDASLKRTVELAERLAKLSPEDPELMPELGPQQYRAIQAFDARTASLDAAARADAVAAAVNAARRSGPDLFVAGYLEANAMRASAIATSRGLFAFHQSTDVNLSNTVRTPDGTGSGWASGGGRGWADVDPAALGARAAQKAVASRNPVAIEPGRYTVILEPQAVGDLVPLLLGLFNARTAEEGRSPFSRRGAEPGATRLGEQIADPRVTLFSDPTDPELLGAPFDAEGLPLGRRVWIENGKLATLAYSRFWAQKRGLPESAAGGGGGGFGGGGGGGGGGGAGLKMLGGTKSLDEIIAGTDRAVLVTHNFYIRPLDARTASYTGITRDGTFLVENGKITRSIKNFRWNESPLLMLNRVLEIGRAERIGPGQVMPSLKVADFNFASISEAV; this is translated from the coding sequence ATGAGCATGCGGCCCTACCGCCTGCTCGCCGCGGATCCGCGCGATGACGCCGAGGCGCTGACCAAGAAGGTGCTCGGCTTCGCGACCGCGGACGAGACGCGCGTCGTGCTGCGACATGGCTGGACCGGGCAGACGCGGTTCGCCGCCGGCGAGATCACGACCTCGGGGAGCGGCGACGACCGCACCGTGACGGTGGTGAGCACGTTCGGCAAACGCCGCGCGTCGTCCACCACGAACGTGCTCGACGACGCGAGCCTCAAGCGCACCGTGGAGCTCGCGGAGCGGCTCGCGAAGCTGTCGCCCGAGGATCCGGAGCTGATGCCGGAGCTCGGCCCGCAGCAGTACCGCGCGATCCAGGCGTTCGATGCGCGCACCGCGTCGCTCGACGCCGCGGCGCGCGCCGACGCGGTGGCGGCCGCGGTGAACGCGGCCCGCCGGTCGGGCCCGGACCTGTTCGTCGCCGGCTACCTCGAGGCGAACGCGATGCGCGCGAGCGCGATCGCGACGTCCCGCGGGCTGTTCGCGTTCCACCAGAGCACCGACGTCAACCTGTCGAACACCGTGCGCACGCCCGACGGCACCGGCTCCGGCTGGGCGTCGGGTGGCGGCCGCGGGTGGGCCGACGTGGATCCCGCGGCGTTAGGCGCGCGCGCCGCGCAGAAGGCGGTCGCGTCGCGCAACCCGGTGGCCATCGAGCCGGGGCGGTACACGGTGATCCTCGAGCCGCAGGCGGTGGGCGACCTCGTGCCGCTGCTGTTAGGCCTGTTCAACGCGCGCACCGCCGAGGAGGGACGGAGCCCGTTCTCCAGGCGCGGTGCCGAGCCGGGCGCGACCCGACTCGGCGAGCAGATCGCGGACCCGCGCGTGACGCTCTTCTCCGACCCCACGGATCCCGAGCTGCTGGGCGCCCCGTTCGACGCCGAGGGGCTGCCGTTAGGCCGCCGCGTGTGGATCGAGAACGGCAAGCTCGCGACGCTCGCCTACTCGCGCTTCTGGGCGCAGAAGCGCGGGCTGCCGGAGAGCGCCGCGGGCGGCGGCGGAGGCGGCTTCGGCGGCGGAGGCGGTGGGGGCGGTGGGGGCGGCGCGGGGCTCAAGATGCTCGGCGGCACGAAGTCGCTCGACGAGATCATCGCCGGCACCGACCGTGCGGTGCTCGTGACGCACAACTTCTACATCCGCCCGCTCGACGCGCGCACGGCGAGCTACACGGGCATCACCCGCGACGGCACGTTCCTCGTGGAGAACGGCAAGATCACGCGCAGCATCAAGAACTTCCGCTGGAACGAGAGCCCGCTGCTGATGCTCAACCGCGTGCTGGAGATCGGGCGCGCGGAGCGGATCGGCCCGGGGCAGGTGATGCCGTCGCTCAAGGTCGCGGACTTCAACTTCGCGTCGATCTCGGAGGCCGTGTGA
- a CDS encoding RNA polymerase sigma factor, with protein sequence MTTRLGTGAYALPGPDDAGTASTAIERVLARFGEVARRAGSAHGLSGDDLDEVLQEVRIRLWRAGAAIGKLETLTPSYVYRAAASAAIDLLRRRRARREERIDDDATTTSLRLALSTDQSGDDALVAGEVARAVEACLLELVPNRRAVVRMYLKGYDREEVAALLGWSEAKTRNLLYRGLDDLRRRLLARGIHP encoded by the coding sequence ATGACGACGCGACTCGGCACCGGGGCCTATGCGCTGCCGGGGCCCGACGACGCGGGGACGGCGTCGACCGCCATCGAGCGCGTGCTCGCGCGCTTCGGTGAGGTCGCGCGGCGGGCGGGTTCGGCGCACGGGTTGAGCGGGGACGACCTCGACGAGGTGCTGCAGGAGGTGCGTATCCGTCTCTGGCGCGCCGGCGCCGCGATCGGGAAGCTCGAGACGCTGACGCCGTCGTACGTCTATCGCGCCGCCGCATCGGCGGCGATCGACCTGCTCCGCCGCCGCCGAGCGCGCCGCGAGGAGCGGATCGACGACGACGCGACCACCACGTCGCTGCGGCTCGCGTTGTCCACCGACCAATCGGGCGACGACGCGCTCGTCGCCGGCGAGGTCGCGCGGGCCGTCGAGGCGTGTCTCCTCGAGCTCGTGCCGAACCGGCGGGCGGTGGTGCGCATGTACCTCAAGGGCTACGACCGCGAGGAGGTCGCCGCGCTGCTCGGCTGGAGCGAGGCGAAGACCCGCAACCTGCTGTACCGCGGGCTCGACGATCTGCGGCGGCGCCTCCTCGCGCGGGGGATCCATCCATGA